From the Phycisphaerales bacterium AB-hyl4 genome, one window contains:
- a CDS encoding SRPBCC family protein, producing the protein MSPPETDTASRLPGQIHPTAQQAKRDAAARRDQSADRINVGTLERVGSGVVGTTLTLLGLLMLVRRGSFLGGTSLAATGVGLAYRGATGHCAGYEAVGVTHKDASLTSHPLGRSIEVSRRTRINRPVDELYAYWRDLGNLPRIMRHVQRIDTLDDGRSHWVVTGPRGTVEWDAQITDDRPNELIAWRADPNADVPNHGYVRFQSSEANDHGSIVEVSFSYHPPAGVVGAAFAYALGEAPSQQLHEDLRRFKQLMEAGEIATNHGQPRGRC; encoded by the coding sequence ATGTCCCCACCTGAAACCGACACAGCGTCACGGCTACCCGGGCAAATCCATCCCACTGCACAGCAAGCGAAGCGCGACGCCGCAGCTCGCCGCGATCAGTCCGCCGACCGTATCAACGTCGGCACACTCGAACGCGTCGGGTCGGGGGTCGTCGGCACGACATTAACGCTGCTGGGCCTGTTGATGCTCGTCCGCCGTGGGTCCTTCCTCGGCGGCACGAGCCTCGCCGCGACCGGCGTCGGGCTGGCTTATCGCGGCGCGACGGGCCATTGCGCCGGCTACGAAGCCGTGGGCGTCACCCATAAGGACGCGTCGCTTACCAGCCATCCACTCGGCCGATCCATTGAGGTCTCGCGACGCACGCGAATCAACCGACCTGTCGACGAGTTGTACGCCTACTGGCGCGACCTGGGCAACCTGCCGCGCATCATGCGCCACGTCCAACGTATCGACACACTTGATGACGGACGATCGCACTGGGTCGTCACCGGCCCGCGCGGCACGGTCGAGTGGGACGCGCAGATCACCGACGACCGCCCCAACGAACTGATCGCCTGGCGCGCCGACCCGAATGCCGACGTGCCCAACCACGGCTACGTGCGATTTCAGTCGTCTGAAGCAAACGACCACGGCTCGATCGTTGAAGTCAGCTTCAGCTACCACCCCCCGGCCGGCGTCGTCGGCGCTGCCTTCGCGTACGCCCTCGGCGAAGCGCCCTCCCAGCAGCTTCACGAAGACCTTCGCCGATTCAAGCAACTGATGGAAGCCGGCGAAATCGCGACCAACCACGGCCAACCGCGCGGCCGATGCTGA
- the rnc gene encoding ribonuclease III, with the protein MIDQIEDCLGYRFKDESLLTEALTHASIAGDRLQSNERLEFLGDAILGFVVCEYLFKNFPELLEGELTKIKSSVVSRRVCAKVSLKLKLAEMLNLGKGMAGRGNLPSSIAAAVLESIIGAIYLDGGLEPASRFIIETMQEYIDEAANSAHQHNFKSVLQQHAQKHLPANPSYALLDEKGPDHAKCFEVCVELAGRRFSSAWANSKKEAEQKAALLALNELGLADIDEEGHVGMLDTDSDASVESTAS; encoded by the coding sequence ATGATCGACCAGATTGAAGACTGCCTTGGGTACCGTTTCAAAGACGAATCCCTGCTGACCGAGGCGCTGACCCATGCGTCGATCGCCGGCGATCGGCTCCAGTCCAACGAAAGGCTGGAGTTTCTCGGCGATGCGATCCTCGGGTTTGTCGTCTGTGAGTATCTTTTCAAAAATTTCCCCGAACTGCTCGAAGGCGAGCTGACCAAGATCAAAAGCTCGGTGGTCAGCCGACGCGTCTGCGCGAAGGTGAGCCTGAAGCTCAAGCTCGCCGAGATGCTCAACCTCGGCAAGGGCATGGCCGGCCGGGGCAACCTGCCCAGTTCCATCGCCGCCGCCGTGCTCGAATCGATCATCGGCGCGATCTATCTCGACGGCGGCCTCGAGCCGGCGAGCCGGTTCATCATCGAAACGATGCAAGAATATATCGACGAAGCCGCCAACAGCGCCCACCAGCATAATTTCAAAAGCGTCCTCCAGCAGCACGCGCAGAAGCACCTGCCCGCCAACCCCAGCTACGCGCTGCTGGATGAGAAGGGCCCGGACCACGCGAAGTGCTTTGAAGTCTGCGTCGAGCTCGCCGGCCGCCGCTTCAGCTCCGCCTGGGCCAACTCCAAGAAAGAGGCCGAGCAGAAGGCGGCGCTGCTGGCGTTGAATGAGCTTGGCCTGGCGGACATCGACGAGGAGGGGCATGTCGGCATGCTCGACACGGACTCCGACGCTTCCGTCGAGTCGACGGCCAGCTGA